The sequence CCAACAAAATGGTGGTGTCAGTGGCTTGAAAGTATTTGGGACGAATTAGAAAATCCGGTGCTTTTTCTATGTAGCGATGATTTAGACAATGTAATTGATGATTTTAAGCAATTTTCACCTATCACGTACAAAGATTTAAATATCGAACTGCCCGAAAGGATGAAAGACTTAAATATTGAGTTTTACATCGACTTCTTTTTATTCAGCAACTGCGATATAGCAGGTATCAGTAACAGCATTTTTAGTTTTGCTGCTTGCATGTTAAACCAGCAGGCTACAAAGTTTGTTCGCCCCACCTGGAATTTCTCGCAAAAATTTGAAGAATTTGAACCTTGGAATAGCGTACCGCTTTTACATATAGGAGATCCAATAAAACCCAAATCTTTTAAAAGTTTTGGAGACGCTATTTATACTACTCGCATTACTCAGGGGATATGGGGAATGTTAAAATTCATCTTTATTTACTATCCTAAAAATTCATTAAAAACATGGGTTATTCGAGCATATCTAGGATATCAAATTCAAGGATTAGTAGGTGTTTTTAAAAGTCTACTTTATACAGTCGGTTGGCGTAATGTATGGAAAAACCATATCCAACCATCTGAAACCTAAATATCTACCTCCCTACCCTTTAAAAGCATAGAAAGATTGTTTTTTAATTACAAATATCAGAAATAATACATATCATGTCATCTGCCAAATTTTCTATTGTTTCGGTACTAATTGAAGGTTGAGAAAACATGAAATTCAACAGCATTTTGTCTCTAAAGGTGGAAACAGCAGCAGCAAAAACACCTCCAAATACTGATTGTGCTGGGACAAAGCTAATTTCTTCTAATTCAAATTGACCGTAATTTTGAGGAATATTAACGCGACCAATATTAGTTAAAGCAGCAGTCACGGCTGATTGATAGGGCTTTTTCATAAAATATTTCATAATAGTTTTAAACATCAATAGTTGCCTGAATCCATCACCTCTTGCTAAACCTCGTTCTAATTTTTGTTTAATATCTCGCGCTAAATCCCAGAAATTATCGTTTGCTTGAAAATTGTGAAAAGAAACAACAGCAGAAGCCATTGCGCCTAGATGCTCGTTAGATATTTTTGATTGCAAACGCCCTCGTAAATTCACAGATGAACGAAAGCTAAAATAATTACTTTCTGTTTGGGAATAATTATTTTTTTGAGCAACAGCAAACAACATTGCAGCACCTAAAGCAGCTTGTACTGTAGTTTGATTTTGCCTACAAACCTCTACCAACCTTCTAGTTAATTCAGAATCTAGCTTTTTATGCACCATACCGCAGCTACGAGATTCAATTGGTAAGCTTTTTTCAAAACCTATAGTTATAGGTTGATAGCGCGATAAACGGAGTTTTAAATTTAAGAGATAAAAAACATTGCTGATTGCTCCTGTAAAGCCCTGAAATGATTTTGGAATCAATTGATAAATAGAAGGTAATTGAGATAATCGATTAACTTGATTGTTAGCTTTACCTTCAACAATATTCTGACAATAAGTTAATAGTTCCGAGTGCAGTTGGATAGATGATGAAGCATCTGAAATTGAGTGGTGTATAACTGTAATGAGATAACAAATATTTTCTGCTTCCAATCTAACTAGTGTCACCCGCAGCAGATTTGTATCGCTATCAATCTTTTTATTTAATTCTTCGATTACAACTTCTTCCCACTGCTGTGTATGTTGCTTATTTACAACTAACAATGGAATTTTACCCGCTACCGGTTCAAACCAAAAGCTATTTGATTTTTCAACAATTCGAGCATTAAGAAAAGGATGACGCTCTTGAGTAGTATCAAGTGCTTGTCTTAATAATTCTTCGTTCAACAATCCTTTTACACGGCTAGTTGTCACTATATGAAACGAAGCAGCTAGATTATTTAAAATTTCCATTGACTGCTCGTGAGCAGTAAGTTCTCTTGTTTCTAGCATAGGTAGATGGGATGGTGGTATGGAGGGATGTGGAGAGGAGAAGGAGAACCGAAAATTATTAGCTATTAACTCATAAATCCTGCATTAATTTCTGAATTTGTTCTGGAGTTAATTCTTGCACGTTACTCAAAACT comes from Rivularia sp. PCC 7116 and encodes:
- a CDS encoding condensation domain-containing protein gives rise to the protein MLETRELTAHEQSMEILNNLAASFHIVTTSRVKGLLNEELLRQALDTTQERHPFLNARIVEKSNSFWFEPVAGKIPLLVVNKQHTQQWEEVVIEELNKKIDSDTNLLRVTLVRLEAENICYLITVIHHSISDASSSIQLHSELLTYCQNIVEGKANNQVNRLSQLPSIYQLIPKSFQGFTGAISNVFYLLNLKLRLSRYQPITIGFEKSLPIESRSCGMVHKKLDSELTRRLVEVCRQNQTTVQAALGAAMLFAVAQKNNYSQTESNYFSFRSSVNLRGRLQSKISNEHLGAMASAVVSFHNFQANDNFWDLARDIKQKLERGLARGDGFRQLLMFKTIMKYFMKKPYQSAVTAALTNIGRVNIPQNYGQFELEEISFVPAQSVFGGVFAAAVSTFRDKMLLNFMFSQPSISTETIENLADDMICIISDICN